One Mesorhizobium sp. J428 DNA segment encodes these proteins:
- a CDS encoding DUF2244 domain-containing protein: MSETNARDPDEPFFRALLTPHRSLGRTGFMVLMGALLAGWAFTGVVFLSRGAWPVFGFFGLDVLLVYIAFRANYRAARAREVVSVSRTALDILQVAPSGKTREHHFNPFWARFSVARHDEIGITSMTVEGQGKQVAIGSFLNPDDRDSFAKAFGRALATAKAG; the protein is encoded by the coding sequence ATGAGCGAGACAAACGCCCGCGACCCAGACGAACCGTTCTTTCGTGCGCTGCTGACGCCGCACCGTTCGCTCGGCCGCACGGGGTTCATGGTGCTGATGGGCGCGCTGCTGGCGGGCTGGGCCTTTACCGGCGTCGTCTTCCTGTCGAGAGGCGCCTGGCCGGTGTTCGGCTTCTTCGGGCTCGACGTGCTTCTGGTCTATATCGCCTTCCGCGCAAACTATCGCGCGGCGCGTGCACGCGAGGTCGTCTCGGTCTCGCGCACCGCGCTCGACATCCTCCAGGTCGCCCCGTCGGGCAAGACGCGGGAGCACCACTTCAACCCGTTCTGGGCGCGCTTCTCGGTCGCGCGGCACGACGAGATCGGCATCACCTCGATGACCGTGGAAGGGCAGGGCAAGCAGGTGGCGATTGGGTCGTTTCTCAATCCCGACGACCGCGACAGCTTCGCGAAAGCCTTTGGACGCGCGCTGGCGACGGCGAAGGCGGGGTGA
- a CDS encoding type II toxin-antitoxin system ParD family antitoxin, with the protein MRSSKPITVTLGKQQAILDERLASGEFESASEVVRAGLRALEREQQARTDHYRRLVEEALNDPRPDVSLEDAFERLRLHHEKRVRERG; encoded by the coding sequence ATGCGCAGCAGCAAACCCATTACCGTTACCCTCGGCAAGCAGCAGGCGATTCTTGACGAACGGCTTGCGTCGGGTGAGTTCGAATCGGCCAGCGAGGTGGTCAGGGCCGGGCTGAGGGCACTCGAGCGCGAACAGCAGGCGCGGACCGATCATTATCGCCGGTTGGTTGAGGAGGCGCTTAACGATCCGCGTCCCGACGTTTCGCTTGAAGATGCCTTCGAACGGCTGCGCCTCCATCACGAGAAGCGCGTCCGCGAGAGGGGCTGA
- a CDS encoding HAD family phosphatase: protein MTPGLVIFDCDGVLVDSERLGNQRLSQMLTEAGFPISYEDCRRTFVGKPMAAVQAHVEATGVMLGADFVQRWNDGLPDIFRNGLDPIRHVGEAVQAIASAGIPFCIASSGQLTKMRLTLGLTGLLPYFEQSLFSVSMVSRGKPFPDLFLHAAQAMGHAPEACVVVEDSVAGVTAARAAGMRALAYAGDPEAEREGLAQAGGELFDDMRALPRLIGIA, encoded by the coding sequence GTGACACCCGGCCTCGTCATCTTCGACTGCGACGGCGTGCTGGTCGATTCCGAGCGGCTCGGCAACCAGCGGCTCTCGCAGATGCTGACAGAGGCCGGCTTTCCGATCTCCTATGAGGACTGCCGCCGCACCTTCGTCGGTAAGCCGATGGCGGCGGTGCAGGCGCATGTCGAGGCGACGGGCGTCATGCTCGGAGCCGACTTCGTGCAGCGCTGGAACGACGGCCTGCCGGACATCTTCAGGAACGGCCTTGACCCGATCCGCCATGTCGGCGAGGCGGTCCAGGCGATCGCGTCGGCCGGCATTCCCTTCTGCATCGCCTCCTCCGGGCAGCTGACGAAGATGCGGTTGACGCTCGGCTTGACCGGGCTGCTGCCCTATTTCGAGCAGTCGCTGTTCAGCGTCAGCATGGTCTCGCGCGGAAAACCCTTCCCCGATCTCTTTCTGCATGCAGCACAGGCTATGGGTCATGCGCCGGAGGCCTGCGTGGTCGTGGAGGATTCCGTCGCCGGCGTGACCGCGGCGCGGGCGGCCGGCATGCGCGCGCTCGCCTATGCGGGCGATCCGGAAGCCGAGCGCGAGGGCCTTGCCCAGGCCGGCGGAGAACTGTTCGACGACATGCGGGCTCTTCCGCGGCTGATCGGGATCGCCTGA
- the dnaA gene encoding chromosomal replication initiator protein DnaA — MKADLGSVQAGRGADAAGANFERVKAQLRARLGQDVYSSWFGRMKLAEASKGVVRLSVPTAFLRSWINGHYLETICEIWREVDPSLLKVEVIVRSPVRHGGPAEAAEQQPAARKAARQSETALGSGMLSPPKAERPVAPRAAFAEHESKPGSLGSPLDPRYTFQSFIDGPSNRVAYAAAKTVAEAGPGSVRFNPLFIHASVGLGKTHLLQAIAAEALRNNAKSRVVYLTAEYFMWRFATAIRDNNALTLKEQLRDIDLLIIDDMQFLQGKSIQNEFCHLINMLLDSAKQVVVAADRPPAELESLEPRVRSRLNGGVSLEMSAPDYQMRLEMLRQKLAGARTEDQSLSIPDEIIEHVARTVTGSGRELEGAFNQLIFRQSFEPQITLDRIDELLGHIYRSGEPKRVRIEDIQRIVARHYNVSKTELLSNRRTRTIVKPRQVAMYLSKVLTPRSLPEIGRRFGGRDHTTVLHAVRKIEGQSASDTTLAQELELLRRLINDQA; from the coding sequence GTGAAGGCGGACCTCGGCTCGGTGCAGGCGGGACGCGGCGCAGACGCGGCAGGGGCGAATTTCGAGCGCGTGAAGGCGCAGCTCAGGGCGCGGCTCGGCCAGGACGTCTATTCGAGCTGGTTCGGTCGCATGAAGCTGGCGGAAGCCTCGAAGGGGGTGGTGCGCCTTTCTGTGCCCACGGCCTTCCTGCGCTCTTGGATCAACGGTCACTACCTGGAGACGATCTGCGAGATCTGGCGCGAGGTCGATCCCTCCCTGCTCAAGGTCGAGGTGATCGTGCGCAGCCCCGTGCGTCACGGCGGACCTGCCGAGGCCGCCGAGCAGCAGCCGGCCGCGCGCAAGGCGGCGCGCCAGTCCGAGACGGCGCTCGGCTCGGGCATGCTTTCTCCGCCGAAGGCAGAGCGGCCGGTGGCGCCGCGCGCGGCCTTCGCCGAGCATGAATCGAAGCCCGGCTCGCTCGGCTCGCCACTCGACCCGCGCTACACGTTCCAGTCCTTCATCGACGGGCCGTCCAACCGCGTCGCCTATGCGGCGGCGAAGACGGTCGCGGAGGCAGGTCCCGGCTCGGTGCGGTTCAACCCGCTCTTCATTCACGCCTCGGTCGGCCTCGGCAAGACGCACCTCCTGCAGGCGATCGCCGCTGAGGCGCTGCGCAACAATGCGAAGTCGCGCGTTGTCTATCTGACGGCCGAGTATTTCATGTGGCGTTTCGCCACCGCGATCCGCGACAACAACGCGCTGACGCTCAAGGAACAGCTGCGCGACATCGATCTCCTGATCATCGACGACATGCAGTTCCTGCAGGGCAAGTCGATCCAGAACGAGTTCTGCCACCTGATCAACATGCTGCTCGACAGCGCCAAGCAGGTGGTGGTGGCCGCCGACCGCCCGCCGGCGGAGCTGGAATCTCTGGAGCCTCGGGTGCGCTCGCGCCTCAATGGCGGCGTGTCGCTCGAAATGTCGGCGCCCGACTACCAGATGCGCCTCGAAATGCTGCGCCAGAAGCTCGCCGGCGCGCGCACCGAGGACCAGTCGCTGTCGATCCCCGACGAGATCATCGAGCACGTCGCCCGCACCGTTACCGGCAGCGGCCGCGAGCTCGAAGGCGCCTTCAACCAGCTGATCTTCCGCCAGTCCTTCGAGCCGCAGATCACGCTCGACCGGATCGACGAGCTGCTCGGCCACATCTACCGTTCGGGCGAGCCGAAGCGGGTGCGCATCGAGGATATCCAGCGCATCGTGGCGCGGCACTACAACGTGTCGAAGACGGAGCTGCTCTCCAACCGCCGCACGCGCACGATCGTGAAGCCGCGGCAGGTCGCGATGTATCTGTCGAAAGTGCTGACGCCGCGCTCGCTGCCCGAGATCGGCCGCCGCTTCGGCGGGCGCGACCACACGACGGTCCTCCACGCCGTCCGCAAGATCGAGGGCCAGTCGGCGAGCGACACCACGCTCGCGCAGGAGCTCGAACTGCTCAGGCGACTGATCAACGATCAGGCGTGA
- a CDS encoding type II toxin-antitoxin system RelE/ParE family toxin — protein MTLSVRILETALADLESLHDYILDQSDVARAWAYASRIRKHCEKLADFPYSGRAANHISPGLRTLIFERAA, from the coding sequence CTGACCTTATCCGTCCGCATCCTTGAGACAGCCCTTGCGGACTTGGAATCGCTTCATGACTACATTCTCGACCAAAGCGACGTAGCGCGCGCTTGGGCCTATGCTTCTCGCATACGGAAACACTGCGAGAAACTCGCAGACTTCCCGTACAGTGGCCGCGCGGCGAACCACATCTCTCCTGGGCTGCGTACGCTGATCTTCGAACGCGCCGCGTGA
- a CDS encoding DUF2214 family protein translates to MTDFVLASLHHVLIFLLMAALAAELVMVRPGLAGALVGRISRIDGVYGALSLAVIVVGVSRLIWGAKGWEAYSGNVWFWHKMAAFLLVGLLSIAPTIRFTRWRKAAAVDPNYVVPDMEVRGVRRFMHAEAAIFLLIPIFAAAMARYGY, encoded by the coding sequence ATGACCGATTTCGTCCTAGCCTCGCTCCACCATGTGCTGATCTTCCTCTTGATGGCAGCGCTTGCCGCCGAGCTGGTGATGGTGCGGCCCGGCCTCGCGGGCGCGCTGGTCGGTCGCATCAGCCGCATCGACGGGGTCTACGGCGCCCTGTCGCTGGCGGTCATCGTCGTCGGCGTGTCGCGGCTGATCTGGGGTGCGAAGGGCTGGGAAGCCTATTCAGGCAATGTCTGGTTCTGGCACAAGATGGCAGCCTTCCTCCTGGTCGGCCTCCTGTCCATCGCGCCGACGATCCGCTTCACACGCTGGCGCAAGGCGGCAGCAGTCGACCCGAACTATGTCGTGCCCGACATGGAAGTGCGCGGCGTCCGCCGCTTCATGCATGCCGAGGCGGCGATCTTCCTGCTGATCCCCATCTTCGCGGCCGCGATGGCGCGCTACGGCTACTGA
- a CDS encoding enoyl-CoA hydratase, translating into MAYETILVETRGRVGLLTLNRPKALNALNSTVLREVVDALQAFETDAAVGAIVVTGSEKAFAAGADIREMQPKNYIDMYMEDFFSGWDALGRVRKPIIAAVSGYALGGGCELAMMCDFIIASDTAKFGQPEITLGVMPGMGGSQRLTRFVGKSKAMDMCLTGRMMDAAEAERSGLVSRVVPAADLLDEALKAAAKIAAFSLPAVMMTKEAVNRSYETTLTEGLRFERRVFHAMFALEDQKEGMAAFVDKRSPNFRNR; encoded by the coding sequence ATGGCCTACGAAACCATTCTCGTCGAAACCAGGGGCCGCGTCGGCCTCCTTACGCTGAACCGTCCGAAGGCGCTCAACGCGCTCAACTCGACGGTGCTGCGCGAGGTGGTCGATGCATTGCAGGCCTTCGAGACGGACGCGGCCGTGGGCGCGATCGTCGTCACCGGTTCCGAAAAGGCCTTTGCGGCGGGCGCCGACATCCGCGAGATGCAGCCGAAGAACTACATCGACATGTATATGGAGGACTTCTTCTCGGGCTGGGATGCGCTCGGCCGGGTGCGCAAGCCGATCATCGCGGCGGTGTCTGGATATGCGCTCGGCGGCGGATGCGAGCTCGCGATGATGTGCGATTTCATCATCGCCTCGGACACCGCCAAGTTCGGCCAGCCTGAGATCACGCTTGGCGTCATGCCCGGCATGGGCGGGTCGCAGCGCCTCACCCGTTTCGTTGGTAAGTCCAAGGCGATGGACATGTGCCTCACCGGCCGGATGATGGATGCCGCGGAGGCCGAGCGCTCCGGCCTGGTATCGCGTGTCGTGCCGGCGGCCGACCTGCTGGACGAGGCGCTGAAGGCCGCGGCCAAGATCGCCGCCTTCTCGCTGCCGGCGGTGATGATGACCAAGGAGGCGGTCAACCGGTCCTATGAGACGACCCTCACCGAGGGCCTGCGCTTCGAGCGCCGCGTGTTCCACGCAATGTTCGCGCTGGAGGACCAGAAGGAAGGAATGGCGGCCTTCGTCGACAAGCGCTCGCCGAACTTCCGCAACCGTTGA
- a CDS encoding helix-turn-helix transcriptional regulator has product MPETDHLSATFAALADPTRRAILARLAHGEASVTEIAEPFSMSLPAVSKHLKVLEKAGLVSRGRSAQWRPVRLDPAPLKDAAGWIDHYRRFWEESLDRLDAYLTKLQAGDPDGSKH; this is encoded by the coding sequence ATGCCTGAAACAGACCACCTCTCCGCTACCTTCGCCGCGCTTGCGGACCCGACGCGGCGGGCCATCCTCGCCCGGCTCGCACATGGCGAGGCGTCGGTGACGGAGATCGCCGAACCCTTCTCGATGAGCCTCCCGGCCGTCTCCAAGCATCTCAAGGTGCTGGAGAAGGCGGGCCTCGTGAGCCGGGGGCGCTCGGCGCAATGGCGGCCGGTCAGGCTCGACCCGGCGCCGCTCAAGGACGCGGCCGGCTGGATCGACCACTACAGGCGGTTCTGGGAGGAGAGCCTCGACCGCCTCGACGCCTATCTCACCAAGCTGCAGGCAGGAGATCCCGATGGAAGCAAACATTGA
- the rpsT gene encoding 30S ribosomal protein S20: MANTSSAKKATRKIARRTAVNKNRRSRVRTFIRKVEEALEAGDKAAAQAAFTAAQPELMRAASKGVLHTNTASRKVSRLAQRVKALTA, translated from the coding sequence ATGGCCAATACGTCTTCGGCCAAGAAGGCCACCCGCAAGATCGCACGCCGCACGGCGGTCAACAAGAACCGCCGCTCGCGCGTTCGCACCTTCATCCGCAAGGTCGAGGAAGCGCTCGAGGCCGGCGACAAGGCCGCTGCCCAGGCAGCGTTCACCGCAGCCCAGCCGGAGCTGATGCGCGCCGCTTCGAAGGGCGTCCTGCACACCAACACCGCTTCCCGCAAGGTCTCGCGCCTTGCCCAGCGCGTCAAGGCTCTTACCGCCTGA
- the dut gene encoding dUTP diphosphatase: MSSAPVLPIVRLPHSAGLDLPAYETEGAAGMDLRAAVAADRPLILLPGRRALVPTGLIFELPDGYEGQVRPRSGLAFKHGVTCLNTPGTIDSDYRGEVKVLLVNLGDEEFEVTRGMRIAQLVVAPVTRVRVEEHSLAGETARGAGGFGSTGTS, translated from the coding sequence ATGTCCAGCGCTCCCGTCCTTCCGATCGTTCGCCTTCCCCACTCGGCCGGCCTCGACCTGCCGGCTTATGAGACCGAGGGTGCGGCGGGGATGGACCTGCGCGCCGCGGTCGCCGCGGACCGGCCGCTGATCCTGCTGCCCGGCCGGCGCGCCCTGGTGCCGACCGGACTGATCTTCGAGCTTCCTGACGGCTATGAGGGGCAGGTGCGGCCGCGCTCGGGCCTCGCCTTCAAGCATGGCGTCACCTGCCTCAACACGCCCGGCACGATCGACAGCGACTATCGCGGCGAGGTGAAGGTGCTGCTGGTCAATCTCGGCGACGAGGAGTTCGAGGTGACGCGCGGCATGCGCATCGCGCAGCTGGTCGTGGCGCCGGTCACGCGCGTGCGCGTCGAGGAGCATAGCCTCGCCGGCGAGACCGCGCGCGGCGCGGGCGGTTTCGGATCGACCGGAACCTCGTGA
- a CDS encoding bifunctional helix-turn-helix domain-containing protein/methylated-DNA--[protein]-cysteine S-methyltransferase, protein MNAQTAILTKDITPLATSAEGGDYDKVRRVIEKISLDYRDQPSLETLAEAVGETATGLQKLFTRWAGLSPKAFLQAVTLDHARRLLADGMPLLEASLEVGMSGPGRLHDLFVTHEAMSPGEHKARGEGLVIRYGWHISPFGRALVMVTDRGLAGLSFNDPGEDRAAFADMSGRWPNATYVEDMAATAPYAARIFDPARWNRDEPLRVVLIGTDFQVRVWEALLKIPLGCARTYSSIAEEIGKPSASRAVGAAVGANPVSFVVPCHRALGKSGALTGYHWGLTRKRAILGWEAGQAA, encoded by the coding sequence ATGAACGCTCAGACAGCCATCCTGACGAAAGACATCACCCCGCTCGCCACCTCCGCCGAGGGCGGAGACTATGACAAGGTACGCCGGGTGATCGAGAAGATAAGCCTCGACTATCGCGACCAGCCCTCTCTGGAGACGTTGGCCGAGGCGGTGGGCGAGACGGCGACGGGGCTGCAGAAGCTCTTTACCCGCTGGGCGGGGTTGAGCCCCAAGGCTTTTCTGCAGGCGGTCACGCTCGATCATGCGCGTAGGCTGCTCGCCGACGGCATGCCGCTTTTAGAAGCCTCGCTCGAGGTCGGCATGTCAGGCCCCGGCCGCCTGCACGACCTGTTCGTGACGCATGAGGCCATGTCGCCCGGCGAGCACAAGGCGCGCGGCGAGGGACTTGTGATCCGCTATGGCTGGCACATCTCGCCCTTCGGCAGGGCGCTGGTCATGGTCACCGACCGCGGGCTCGCCGGCCTGTCGTTCAACGATCCGGGCGAGGACCGCGCGGCCTTCGCCGACATGTCCGGGCGCTGGCCGAACGCGACCTATGTCGAGGACATGGCGGCGACAGCGCCCTATGCGGCGCGGATTTTCGATCCGGCGCGCTGGAACCGCGACGAGCCGCTGCGCGTGGTGCTGATCGGCACGGACTTCCAGGTCCGAGTCTGGGAAGCGCTCTTGAAGATCCCGCTCGGCTGCGCCCGTACTTATTCGTCGATCGCCGAGGAGATCGGCAAGCCGAGCGCCAGCCGCGCGGTCGGGGCGGCGGTGGGCGCCAATCCGGTCTCTTTCGTGGTGCCGTGCCACCGCGCACTCGGCAAGTCCGGCGCGCTGACGGGCTATCACTGGGGCCTGACGCGCAAGCGGGCGATCCTCGGCTGGGAGGCCGGCCAGGCTGCGTGA
- a CDS encoding SRPBCC domain-containing protein, which produces MEANIDVAGAGGAVPVQLPDLTFRRVFDAPIALVFKAWTDPAHVAAWWGPHGFSNPFTAIEPRPGGRFHVHMQAPDGSIQPMGGHFVEIEEPTRIVFVTSLSNEDGATIIENVHTVTLAERGQRTEMTLHSKMVHAAPFMLPHVGGMEEGWSQSLERLAAILKAI; this is translated from the coding sequence ATGGAAGCAAACATTGATGTCGCCGGCGCTGGCGGTGCCGTACCCGTGCAACTGCCCGACCTCACCTTCAGGCGCGTCTTCGATGCGCCGATCGCGCTGGTCTTCAAGGCATGGACCGACCCCGCCCATGTCGCGGCGTGGTGGGGCCCGCACGGCTTCTCCAACCCCTTCACAGCGATCGAGCCACGCCCCGGCGGCAGGTTCCATGTCCACATGCAGGCGCCGGACGGCTCGATCCAGCCGATGGGCGGCCACTTTGTCGAGATCGAGGAACCGACCCGCATCGTCTTCGTGACCAGCCTGTCCAACGAGGACGGGGCGACCATCATCGAGAACGTGCACACCGTCACGCTCGCCGAGCGCGGCCAGCGCACCGAGATGACGCTGCATTCCAAGATGGTCCATGCCGCGCCGTTCATGCTGCCGCATGTCGGCGGCATGGAGGAGGGCTGGAGCCAGAGCCTGGAGCGCCTGGCCGCCATCCTGAAGGCGATCTGA
- the nth gene encoding endonuclease III, which yields MAKLKSKIAADPAVKVTSAGARAKRKPAGRSAYSHAEITEIFRRFSIQRPEPKGELEHVNAFTLLVAVVLSAQATDAGVNKATRALFAIADTPKKMLDLGEDKVGDYIRTIGLWRNKAKNVIALSQALIRDYGGEVPGDRDELTKLPGVGRKTANVVLNMAFGQPTMAVDTHIFRIGNRIRLAPGKTPEQVEDTLVRIIPSEYMRHAHHWLILHGRYVCKARKPECWRCVIADICKSPEKTTDVPAPLVPLEELDEAPNLDQ from the coding sequence ATGGCAAAACTGAAGTCGAAAATCGCTGCCGATCCGGCCGTGAAGGTCACATCCGCGGGAGCGCGGGCCAAGCGAAAGCCGGCGGGTCGTTCCGCCTATTCGCACGCCGAGATCACCGAGATCTTCCGCCGCTTTTCCATCCAGCGGCCCGAGCCCAAGGGCGAGTTGGAGCACGTCAACGCCTTCACCCTGCTGGTAGCCGTCGTGCTGTCGGCCCAGGCGACGGATGCGGGCGTGAACAAGGCGACGCGAGCGCTGTTCGCCATCGCCGACACGCCAAAGAAGATGCTCGATCTCGGCGAGGACAAGGTCGGCGATTACATCCGCACCATCGGCCTGTGGCGCAACAAGGCCAAGAACGTCATCGCCCTGTCGCAGGCGCTGATCCGCGACTACGGCGGCGAGGTGCCCGGAGATCGCGACGAGCTGACAAAGCTTCCCGGCGTCGGCCGCAAGACCGCGAACGTGGTGCTGAACATGGCCTTCGGCCAGCCGACCATGGCGGTCGACACGCACATCTTCCGGATCGGCAACCGGATCAGGCTCGCGCCGGGCAAGACGCCGGAACAGGTGGAAGACACGCTCGTCCGCATCATCCCGTCGGAATACATGCGCCACGCTCACCACTGGCTGATCCTGCACGGCCGCTATGTGTGCAAGGCGCGCAAGCCGGAATGCTGGCGCTGCGTGATCGCCGACATCTGCAAGTCGCCGGAGAAGACGACCGACGTTCCGGCGCCGCTGGTGCCGCTCGAGGAACTGGACGAGGCGCCGAACCTCGATCAGTAG
- a CDS encoding sulfate transporter family protein produces MIVEAAQAAASRIFSRPFRSVLLKSIGLTLLILIGVWFGLQNLFDALAMPWIDALLPGFSAWAGWLGLIAAIAAGIGFAIALALLIAPVTALVAGLFLDDIAEVVEREDFPADPPGTAVPPLRSLVLSLKFVGIVILGNIVALFLLLIPGVNVAAFFVVNGYLLGREYFEFAAMRFRPEAEAKALRSRNSGTIFLAGLVIAGFLAIPLLNLATPLFAAAMMVHLHKAISAREDGKGFSVDKRQAM; encoded by the coding sequence ATGATCGTCGAAGCCGCGCAGGCCGCCGCGAGCCGCATCTTCTCGCGGCCGTTCCGGTCGGTCCTGCTGAAGTCGATCGGGCTGACGCTGCTGATCCTCATCGGCGTCTGGTTCGGGCTGCAGAACCTGTTCGATGCCCTTGCCATGCCATGGATCGATGCGCTGCTGCCCGGCTTTTCTGCCTGGGCGGGCTGGCTGGGCCTGATCGCGGCTATCGCGGCCGGCATCGGTTTTGCCATTGCGCTCGCGCTGCTGATAGCGCCCGTGACGGCCCTGGTCGCCGGCCTGTTTCTCGACGACATCGCCGAAGTGGTGGAGCGGGAGGACTTTCCGGCCGATCCGCCCGGCACCGCCGTGCCGCCGCTGCGCTCGCTCGTCCTGTCGCTGAAATTCGTCGGCATCGTCATCCTCGGCAACATCGTGGCGCTGTTCCTCCTGCTGATCCCGGGCGTGAACGTCGCGGCCTTCTTCGTGGTCAACGGCTATCTGCTCGGGCGCGAATATTTCGAGTTCGCGGCGATGCGGTTCCGGCCGGAGGCGGAGGCCAAGGCGCTGCGCAGCCGCAATAGCGGCACGATCTTCCTTGCCGGCCTGGTCATTGCTGGGTTCCTCGCCATTCCGCTGCTGAACCTCGCCACGCCGCTCTTCGCGGCGGCGATGATGGTGCATCTGCACAAGGCGATTTCAGCCCGCGAGGACGGCAAGGGATTTTCGGTCGACAAGCGACAGGCAATGTGA
- the dnaN gene encoding DNA polymerase III subunit beta gives MRVTLERSNLLKSLNHVHRVVERRNTIPILSNVLLKAAGASLEMKATDLDLEMTEATPAVVERTGATTVPAHLLYDIVRKLPDGAEVMLKTADDGNSMTVISGRASFRLQCLPQSDFPELSAGSFSHIFRIDSSVLKHLIDKTQFAISTEETRYYLNGIYLHTIESSGQLSLRSVATDGHRLARADTEAPAGSEGMPGIIVPRKTVAELQKLVDNPDIAVTVELSDTKIRFTIGSVVLTSKLIDGTFPDYQRVIPTGNDKKLTIDRQTFSQAVDRVSTISSERGRAVKIVIAAGQVTLTVNNPDSGSATEEIAADYESDPMEIGFNARYLLDVAAQLTGSDARFLLADAGSPTLIQDTSDEHALYVLMPMRV, from the coding sequence ATGCGTGTTACTCTCGAGCGTTCGAACCTCCTGAAGTCGCTGAACCACGTTCATCGGGTTGTCGAGCGGCGCAACACGATCCCGATCCTGTCGAACGTGCTCCTGAAAGCCGCGGGCGCAAGCCTTGAGATGAAGGCGACCGACCTCGATCTCGAAATGACCGAGGCGACCCCCGCCGTGGTGGAGCGCACCGGCGCCACGACCGTGCCTGCGCACCTGCTCTACGACATCGTCCGCAAGCTGCCCGACGGCGCGGAAGTGATGCTGAAGACGGCCGACGACGGCAACTCGATGACGGTCATCTCCGGCCGCGCGAGCTTCCGGCTCCAGTGCCTGCCGCAGTCAGACTTTCCGGAACTCTCCGCCGGCTCGTTCTCGCACATCTTCCGCATCGATTCCTCGGTGCTCAAGCACCTGATCGACAAGACGCAGTTCGCGATCTCAACCGAGGAGACGCGCTACTACCTCAACGGCATCTACCTGCACACGATCGAGTCGAGCGGGCAGCTCAGCCTGCGTTCGGTGGCGACCGACGGCCATCGCCTCGCCCGCGCCGACACGGAGGCGCCGGCGGGCTCGGAAGGGATGCCGGGCATCATCGTGCCGCGCAAGACGGTGGCGGAGCTGCAGAAGCTCGTCGACAATCCGGACATCGCCGTGACGGTCGAGCTCTCCGACACCAAGATCCGCTTCACCATCGGCAGCGTGGTGCTGACCTCGAAGTTGATCGACGGCACCTTCCCCGACTACCAGCGCGTCATCCCGACCGGCAACGACAAGAAGCTGACCATCGACCGGCAGACCTTCTCGCAGGCCGTCGACCGCGTCTCGACCATATCGTCCGAGCGCGGACGCGCGGTGAAGATCGTCATCGCCGCCGGCCAGGTGACGCTCACCGTCAACAATCCCGATTCCGGCAGCGCCACGGAGGAGATCGCGGCGGACTACGAATCCGATCCGATGGAGATCGGCTTCAACGCGCGCTACCTGCTCGACGTGGCGGCCCAGCTCACCGGCAGCGATGCGCGCTTCCTTCTGGCCGACGCGGGCTCGCCGACGCTCATCCAGGACACCAGCGACGAGCACGCGCTCTACGTGCTGATGCCGATGCGTGTCTGA